The Zingiber officinale cultivar Zhangliang chromosome 9A, Zo_v1.1, whole genome shotgun sequence genome window below encodes:
- the LOC122019897 gene encoding potassium transporter 7-like isoform X9 encodes MVIGDGVLTPAISVRSSISGLQVKAEELLDGMVWLFVASSIITEKCEVVFISCIVLVSLFALQHKGTQRVAFLFAPIVFLWLTSIAVIGLYNTFYWNTRILYALSPHYIVKFFQSTGIDGWISLGGIVLSVTGTEAMFADLGHFNTASVRVAFLFVIYPCLVLQYMGQAAFLSKNISDVTYSFFESIPELVYWPVFVLSTLAAIVASQSVITATFSIVKQCHSLGCFPRVKIVHTSKWIRGQVYIPEINWILMVLCLAVTLGLRDTTAIGNAYGVAIVTVMFVTTLLMTLVIVFVWRKRVIFALFFLAFFGLIEVAYLSSSLVKVRQGGWVSFVLSSVFMVVMYVWHYGTCKKYLFDLQNKVPMKWILTLGPSLGIVRVPGIGLIYTQLVTDVPPIFSHFVTNLPAFHQVLVFVSIKSVPIPYVPPGERHLIGRIGPRMYKMYRCIIRYGYKDVQDDGDNFENQLISSIAKFIQMEALESSSERLVSSPEGRMVVVPATNTCGIDLVIGDSSESSCCSTFVTNGESTMLQSIEPLYEEQESTQSSNQRSVQFELSGQENINSEVNCRRVQFELHGLENTNSEVKEELEALLGAKQAGIAYIVGHSYVKAMKSSSFLKKIVIDYAYSFLRKNCRAPTAALNIPHTSLIEVGMIYYV; translated from the exons ATGGTGATAGGAGATGGGGTTCTAACACCAGCAATTTCTG TTCGGTCATCAATTTCTGGTTTGCAAGTTAAAGCCGAGGAATTACTTGATGGTATGGTCTGGCTATTTGTGGCATCTTCAATAATCACTGAAAAAT GTGAGGTGGTATTCATTTCTTGCATTGTGCTGGTTAGCCTTTTTGCCTTGCAGCACAAGGGAACCCAGAGGGTAGCCTTCTTATTTGCACCTATCGTCTTCCTTTGGCTCACATCCATAGCTGTTATTGGCTTATATAATACCTTTTATTGGAACACTAGAATATTATATGCTCTTTCTCCGCATTATATTGTCAAGTTTTTCCAGAGTACTGGGATAGACGGTTGGATTTCCCTTGGAGGAATAGTTCTTTCAGTTACAG GTACTGAAGCTATGTTCGCAGATCTTGGTCACTTCAATACTGCATCTGTTAGG GTTGCCTTTCTCTTTGTCATATATCCATGTTTAGTGTTGCAATACATGGGGCAGGCAGCTTTTCTTTCTAAAAATATTTCCGACGTAACTTACAGCTTTTTTGAATCTATACCAG AACTAGTTTATTGGCCTGTTTTTGTTCTCTCCACTCTCGCTGCTATAGTTGCTAGTCAATCGGTTATCACTGCCACATTCTCCATTGTGAAACAGTGCCATTCATTGGGGTGCTTTCCTCGTGTCAAAATTGTACACACGTCAAAGTGGATCCGTGGCCAAGTATACATACCTGAAATCAATTGGATCCTTATGGTTCTTTGTCTCGCTGTGACACTCGGCCTTCGCGATACAACTGCTATAGGAAATGCTTATG GTGTAGCAATCGTCACTGTCATGTTTGTGACCACATTGTTGATGACTTTGGTGATTGTTTTTGTGTGGCGAAAGAGAGTGATATTTGCACTATTCTTTCTCGCTTTTTTTGGGCTTATTGAGGTTGCCTATCTATCCTCTTCGCTCGTCAAGGTTCGGCAGGGAGGATGGGTGTCTTTTGTTCTCTCCTCAGTCTTTATGGTAGTTATGTATGTGTGGCACTATGGCACCTGCAAGAAATATCTCTTTGACCTACAGAACAAGGTGCCGATGAAATGGATTCTCACACTCGGTCCCAGCCTTGGTATTGTTCGTGTACCGGGAATTGGACTCATTTACACCCAGCTGGTTACAGATGTACCTCCTATCTTCTCCCATTTTGTGACCAACCTTCCTGCTTTCCATCAGGTTCTTGTATTTGTTTCTATCAAATCAGTACCCATTCCATATGTTCCACCGGGCGAACGCCACCTCATTGGACGTATCGGCCCCAGAATGTACAAAATGTACAGGTGCATCATAAGATATGGTTACAAAGATGTGCAGGATGATGGAGATAACTTTGAGAATCAACTGATATCGAGCATTGCCAAGTTCATTCAGATGGAAGCTCTGGAGTCATCCTCTGAGAGACTGGTTTCATCTCCAGAAGGAAGAATGGTCGTTGTACCAGCTACAAACACTTGTGGTATTGATTTGGTTATCGGAGATTCTAGCGAGAGTTCATGTTGCTCTACCTTCGTCACAAACGGAGAATCAACAATGCTGCAATCTATAGAGCCACTATATGAGGAGCAGGAATCCACCCAGTCAAGCAATCAGCGATCAGTCCAATTTGAGTTGTCTGGACAAGAAAATATCAATTCTGAGGTCAATTGTCGACGAGTCCAATTTGAGCTGCATGGACTAGAAAATACCAACTCTGAGGTCAAGGAAGAATTGGAGGCACTGTTGGGAGCTAAGCAAGCAGGTATTGCCTACATAGTTGGCCATTCTTATGTGAAGGCCATGAAGTCGTCATCGTTCTTAAAAAAGATAGTCATCGATTATGCCTACTCTTTCCTCCGTAAAAATTGCAGGGCTCCCACTGCCGCATTGAATATCCCTCACACAAGCCTCATTGAAGTGGGGATGATCTACTATGTTTAG